The following proteins are co-located in the Armatimonadota bacterium genome:
- a CDS encoding alpha/beta fold hydrolase, producing MGFRSAVPASSFLWALAAFAAWGAVSAADARVEPDIVGAGEPLSPESVRRQLLSAAVPYEPMPQWDGTPVLKALLEKGWALGAPLEATYRELSGPRGIACREVRFKSHDWGGKPVRIFGYYAYPKSRNGRVPGLLMVHGGGGYATLDRATEAAAQGYAALSIDLPGRGTLREGKSRSTGPAMTVHQLFTVKPDLRDNYIYNAVLAQLRAVSFLRTRPEVEPKRIGLIGVSWGGATGLITTSLDRRITCFVNIYGAGLLWDGSTWHEYLRKLPEGEFRLWEANFDPSRYVPDIRVPVLGVTGTNDNCYYLNRFLRTLRAIKPAPDLVLRPNLDHKIDDKARSSCFRWLGVKLKGDHAKAPPRLAAMKIEATTKGARVSVQAGGQVAVRGAEVCYGPVGDVGWTNREWRTVNGSPDRYATWWSADIPLPTQITYVFASVQFADGSLLSTPVHSVATAVIDSKKLALDVPFMYDGSFLVEAHALAGFIGGDVEVSPDGAVLLSRGDRQAHLNSHRLGDLCYVGLRDACEQLGGIVVFRDNKAQVSLPTLHNSPRPAGTRPPVNELSSAGA from the coding sequence ATGGGTTTCCGATCTGCAGTGCCTGCTTCCAGCTTCCTTTGGGCACTCGCGGCTTTCGCCGCCTGGGGCGCTGTAAGCGCAGCGGATGCCCGCGTTGAGCCAGACATCGTCGGAGCGGGAGAGCCGCTCTCCCCCGAGAGCGTGCGTCGCCAGCTCCTTTCGGCAGCAGTGCCCTATGAGCCCATGCCGCAGTGGGACGGCACTCCGGTCCTCAAGGCGCTGCTGGAGAAAGGCTGGGCGCTGGGAGCGCCGCTTGAGGCCACGTACCGCGAACTGTCAGGTCCACGCGGCATCGCATGTCGTGAAGTGCGTTTCAAGAGTCACGACTGGGGCGGCAAGCCTGTGCGCATTTTCGGGTACTATGCGTACCCGAAGAGCCGCAACGGTCGTGTCCCGGGCCTGCTCATGGTTCACGGCGGCGGAGGCTATGCGACGCTGGACCGGGCAACCGAGGCCGCCGCGCAAGGTTACGCGGCGCTGTCCATTGACTTGCCCGGCCGCGGGACGCTCCGTGAGGGCAAGTCCCGGTCGACGGGCCCGGCTATGACGGTGCACCAATTATTCACAGTAAAGCCTGATTTGCGCGATAATTACATTTACAATGCGGTGCTGGCACAGTTGCGTGCCGTATCCTTCCTGCGCACGCGCCCTGAAGTGGAGCCGAAACGCATTGGCCTCATCGGCGTGTCGTGGGGTGGCGCAACCGGGCTCATCACCACCAGCCTGGACAGGCGCATCACCTGCTTCGTGAACATCTATGGCGCAGGCCTGCTGTGGGATGGCTCGACGTGGCACGAGTACCTGCGCAAGCTGCCAGAGGGCGAGTTCCGGCTCTGGGAGGCCAACTTTGATCCATCCCGCTACGTGCCGGACATCCGGGTACCAGTCCTTGGTGTCACCGGCACCAATGACAACTGCTATTATCTGAACCGTTTTCTGCGTACTCTCAGAGCAATCAAGCCCGCACCGGACCTGGTGCTGCGGCCCAACCTGGATCACAAGATCGATGACAAGGCCCGTTCGTCATGTTTCCGCTGGCTGGGAGTGAAGCTGAAAGGCGACCATGCCAAGGCTCCGCCCCGGCTGGCCGCAATGAAGATCGAGGCCACAACGAAAGGCGCACGGGTGTCGGTTCAGGCGGGTGGTCAAGTTGCTGTCCGGGGCGCTGAAGTCTGCTACGGCCCGGTGGGTGACGTAGGCTGGACCAACCGCGAATGGCGAACCGTGAATGGCTCGCCAGACCGCTATGCGACCTGGTGGTCGGCGGATATCCCGCTTCCTACCCAGATCACGTACGTCTTCGCGAGCGTGCAGTTCGCCGACGGCTCGCTGCTGAGCACCCCGGTGCATTCGGTGGCAACGGCGGTTATTGACAGCAAGAAACTGGCGCTTGACGTGCCCTTCATGTACGACGGATCCTTCCTGGTAGAGGCCCATGCCCTGGCCGGTTTCATTGGTGGGGACGTGGAAGTGTCGCCCGATGGGGCGGTTCTGTTGTCTCGGGGAGACAGGCAGGCGCACCTGAACTCCCACCGCCTGGGCGATCTATGCTACGTTGGCCTGCGGGACGCCTGCGAGCAGCTTGGCGGCATCGTGGTTTTCCGCGACAACAAAGCGCAAGTTTCACTGCCGACACTTCACAATTCGCCGCGACCCGCCGGCACGCGGCCACCTGTAAATGAACTGAGCAGCGCCGGCGCATGA
- a CDS encoding MFS transporter, giving the protein MPGRSGATGRRDDRTTDPDQNQSTTWRGRNVIALGIVSFLTDIHSEAILALLPQFMASVLGLSMSAIGAIEGIAEAGASLLKIASGWLSDKTGKRKPVVIAGYALSTAVKPLLTVASRGMHVLAVRIADRIGKGIRTSARDALLADSVAPEHRGRAYGFHRAMDTAGAIVGTTLALLLLKIFGLDYRTIFLLATIAGVLAVAALVVGVREVPPKPKSDASAKKPVERLAGSWTGFLVAHGIFSAGNFSYAFFMLRAKDVGFDEGWLPGLYLFHNVVYALAAFPAGRLLDRIGARRAQPLSYLAQVLPCLGMALLATPATMFVWFTLYGIQLGATGACTRATAAGLIPEGRRGTGMGIFHAVEGGGLLIAGVVGGQIWDRLESGEAAFLLGATLALIAAISAWFALRPGQAADGGSGKE; this is encoded by the coding sequence ATGCCCGGCCGCTCCGGAGCCACAGGCAGGAGGGATGACCGCACGACCGATCCCGACCAGAACCAATCCACCACCTGGCGCGGGCGGAATGTCATTGCGCTGGGCATCGTCAGCTTCCTGACGGACATTCACAGCGAAGCTATCCTCGCGCTGCTGCCCCAATTCATGGCCTCGGTGCTTGGGCTGAGCATGTCGGCCATCGGGGCCATCGAGGGAATCGCGGAGGCCGGCGCGAGTCTCTTGAAGATCGCCTCCGGCTGGCTGTCTGACAAGACAGGCAAGCGCAAGCCGGTGGTGATCGCGGGCTATGCGCTGTCAACCGCAGTCAAGCCTCTGCTGACAGTGGCTTCCCGGGGCATGCACGTGCTTGCGGTGCGAATTGCCGACCGCATCGGCAAAGGCATCCGCACCTCGGCGCGCGATGCCCTGCTGGCGGATTCGGTGGCTCCCGAACACCGTGGGCGCGCGTACGGCTTCCACCGGGCCATGGACACCGCCGGTGCCATCGTGGGCACTACCCTCGCGCTCCTGCTGCTCAAGATCTTCGGGCTGGATTACCGCACCATCTTCCTGCTGGCGACTATCGCGGGTGTCCTCGCGGTGGCAGCGCTTGTGGTGGGTGTGCGGGAGGTGCCCCCAAAACCGAAGAGCGATGCCTCTGCGAAGAAGCCTGTTGAGCGTCTCGCGGGCTCTTGGACCGGCTTTCTGGTGGCTCACGGGATCTTCTCTGCGGGTAACTTCTCGTATGCGTTCTTCATGCTGCGCGCCAAGGACGTGGGTTTCGACGAGGGTTGGCTGCCCGGTCTGTACCTGTTCCACAATGTGGTTTACGCGCTGGCCGCATTTCCCGCGGGGCGACTGCTGGACCGCATCGGCGCGCGCCGCGCCCAGCCCCTGAGCTATCTCGCCCAGGTGTTGCCGTGCCTGGGTATGGCGCTGCTGGCAACACCGGCGACCATGTTTGTGTGGTTCACGCTGTACGGCATCCAACTGGGGGCGACGGGTGCCTGCACCCGGGCAACCGCTGCAGGACTGATCCCCGAAGGCAGACGGGGCACCGGGATGGGCATCTTCCACGCGGTCGAAGGCGGCGGGCTGCTCATCGCCGGGGTGGTCGGCGGCCAGATATGGGACCGCCTTGAATCGGGCGAGGCGGCTTTCCTCCTGGGCGCCACGCTGGCCCTGATCGCCGCGATTTCCGCCTGGTTCGCCTTGCGCCCGGGACAGGCCGCAGATGGGGGAAGCGGGAAGGAGTAG
- the ruvB gene encoding Holliday junction branch migration DNA helicase RuvB, translating to MSDDTGRQRIVTGQERGRDREEQANVRPQTLDEYDVGQRELIDQLRIAVSAARGRGDVLEHILFDGPPGLGKTTLAHIIANEMGVEMHRTSGPALERPGDLVGMLTNLRRGDVFFIDEIHRLPRVVEEFLYPAMEDFRIDFVVDSGPYAKTIPLTLEPFTLIGATTRAGLLTDPLRERFGILQHLDFYTVEQLEKIVTRAARIWQIPVEPEGARVLAERSRGTARVVNRLLRRVRDYAQIMADGVITGELAAEALSKMQVDELGLDELDRKYLRAIIEIYDGGPVGLGAIAATISQDEGTLEDVVEPYLLKIGFLLRTSRGRQAGYRAYEHLGIDRQPPPPPNGGQQSLGLDS from the coding sequence ATGTCCGACGACACCGGACGGCAGCGCATCGTGACCGGGCAGGAGCGCGGCCGCGACAGGGAAGAGCAAGCCAACGTCCGTCCCCAGACTCTCGACGAGTATGACGTGGGACAGCGAGAGCTCATCGACCAGTTGCGCATTGCCGTGAGTGCCGCCCGGGGACGGGGCGATGTACTGGAGCACATCCTGTTTGACGGGCCGCCTGGCCTCGGGAAGACCACCCTTGCCCACATCATCGCCAACGAAATGGGTGTCGAGATGCACCGCACCAGCGGCCCGGCGCTGGAAAGGCCCGGCGACCTGGTGGGGATGCTGACGAACCTGCGGCGTGGCGATGTGTTCTTCATTGACGAAATCCACCGCCTGCCCCGGGTGGTGGAGGAGTTCCTGTACCCCGCGATGGAAGACTTCCGCATCGACTTCGTGGTCGACAGCGGGCCGTATGCGAAGACCATCCCGCTCACCCTGGAGCCCTTCACGCTTATCGGCGCCACAACCCGGGCGGGCCTGCTCACCGACCCCTTGCGGGAGCGTTTCGGTATCCTGCAGCATCTTGACTTCTACACGGTGGAGCAACTTGAGAAGATTGTCACCCGGGCCGCGCGCATCTGGCAGATTCCCGTGGAGCCCGAGGGCGCGAGAGTACTCGCGGAACGATCCCGAGGAACCGCACGCGTCGTGAACCGTCTCCTGCGCCGGGTCCGGGACTACGCCCAGATCATGGCCGACGGGGTTATCACTGGCGAGCTTGCGGCCGAAGCGCTGAGCAAGATGCAGGTAGACGAACTCGGCCTCGACGAGCTCGACCGCAAGTACCTGCGCGCGATCATCGAGATCTACGACGGCGGCCCGGTGGGGTTGGGTGCGATTGCTGCCACGATTTCCCAGGACGAAGGCACGCTGGAGGACGTCGTGGAACCGTATTTGCTGAAGATCGGCTTCCTCCTGCGGACATCACGGGGCAGACAGGCCGGATACCGGGCCTACGAGCACCTGGGGATCGACCGCCAGCCACCGCCACCTCCCAACGGAGGTCAGCAGTCGCTGGGACTGGACAGTTAG
- the ruvC gene encoding crossover junction endodeoxyribonuclease RuvC: MRILGVDPGLNCTGYGVVDHWRGRTVMVEGGVIRTDASSSLEVRVATIAEGIEAVLADCRPDVMVVEQLYSKYAHPQTAILMGHARGVILLAGARRGLAVVDYAASMVKRSLTGHGRASKEQMGRMVARLLGLDEPPQPHDVTDALALCLCHCSPMRSVSGQDGLPDGIARALAQQGGRRP; the protein is encoded by the coding sequence ATGCGGATTCTCGGCGTGGACCCCGGCCTCAATTGCACTGGCTATGGCGTGGTTGACCATTGGCGCGGCAGGACCGTCATGGTCGAGGGCGGCGTAATCCGCACCGACGCCTCATCGTCCCTTGAGGTGCGCGTGGCTACCATTGCCGAGGGCATTGAAGCTGTTCTCGCCGACTGCCGGCCTGACGTGATGGTGGTGGAGCAGCTCTACTCGAAATACGCCCACCCGCAGACCGCGATCCTCATGGGCCACGCGCGGGGCGTGATCCTCCTGGCTGGTGCGCGCCGGGGGCTTGCGGTAGTGGACTATGCGGCATCAATGGTCAAGCGCTCTCTCACCGGCCACGGGCGCGCGAGCAAGGAGCAGATGGGTCGCATGGTGGCGCGGCTGCTGGGACTGGACGAGCCGCCGCAGCCCCATGATGTTACCGATGCTCTCGCGCTTTGTCTTTGCCATTGTTCTCCCATGAGAAGCGTTTCCGGCCAGGACGGGCTACCCGACGGCATCGCCCGGGCTCTGGCGCAACAGGGAGGCCGACGCCCTTGA
- a CDS encoding carbohydrate-binding family 9-like protein, giving the protein MRTALAATLLVMPCLHACAQSVGNDLVTVSAVGEAPYTGFEVRAGDNVVAAVQFGSSSNFTARQARASGNVLRFTGLACPPTPTLGPASFIEVRVLPGTPYPEVRFSLDLRSFDQTAWEQAFEPAPFHFLVCSLPGAEVFHQRGWMIGTPVIDDYIQMQAEGFGRQVVSSWSREWTYAPPIGAYPTPIAGLWNAQKRRYVGYDFSHARLTDNSEKRFGTAYCRSFMDSEQFVCLTWPFGKGYINLRYPEKLPETIGTHFRILWSQDMGPDDDPNEFVHRLMWRDYADLLPGVEAMSDLSWLPDPYRLSGIDAPGDLGPFVHNTGDDGERWWAPNVNIAGGVGYFSPVDYYYDTGSEENIRRLGEQCRELVKLGMWVQVWEDLCFGWQTPLDGGGADFFGPGVETMRHVNNWASGNALLDYVRNDPDGAADMVPYVDGVLRWTKQILYTRNCYPDVPAAQFAWSATPAVTFCLKYYFHFRDVPGHEELAALALKLAKSMTYRYLAIWPSDNDQMDALDSSFFMEPNAGLNWLGCACANEIWCYNVAMLYEYVTFGDPIMGHYLRGMLERYHEMFQDQWFESVQAYGGEFTERFGLFDECAQGKGVRGSFGGLWGGFERLIWPLGAAKARVVCGEKAAMCFNRDGRHTDIRDYRYFGDANFSFELVPGGLDADPERVFDVTVTFPFLRIDDKQVQVTRNETVTLGEDRIIRYPADPSTLTLRGLKLGDVVTVGEAKSGVESLACEIMKKREMPGPDDEGIIERDGFGVLNLARGAFEGIERDWYDVKSMAGYEPGWKTIYGVPFLLLDPELTGNKVCVPRQGIAFGMSPRKLFLLVGDIEERSRITLYRDEREREKVDLSGAIPVVKGWPPVMQWHLDLVMVPNDGKPIISIAPTGCKIFAVTWSDKSDAALAETLAAIGAEQEKMAEHKRLVKAMAELAPLFKPFEGHIGILPIPKQPNLRAHPIVRMLTEAGLGPSLVFLKPQDLVNPKAFNTRRIWIVLYLAGEVFYQTVNKEGDAEEALIRWMQAGGTLVSLAGGPFPFYYNELEKPVVAAPKFGLPISGSGAHDRLDTLDVAPYTGWETVPEGLKLTFHTNPDQKVFTSLPATIPWPEQGDPRWRPIFDVVGETDLYTPLVTLKDQEGKSYGEAAAMIDYREGDLAGARVVYLWHTFRQATGLEHVMIADLFRYLLTNTLPPVGEYTCMRAGTAPVIDGKLDDEIWRQAPATEAFTRFDPNRADGKDLRTEAKLAWDDENLYVAWRCQDPDVWSAIRERDGNLWEGEVVEVYVDADGDGEQYREIEISPLNTVVDLNIPKSLEGAPQDVEGARKWNAQGMVSAVNVDGTLDNRDDTDTAWTAEAAIPLNNFVDAGAMPRIGDRWRVQLLRIDRSRSLPAPQFSAWSVTDTFHNPGRFGWLTFGGNPFRESFDGYAEGAAPVPTWAPLAGEWQVAGGELIGRNSGTGGFLPTGIVTGDDTWKDYRVTVRFQVREYGGDHRDGVWIGFRYSDVGNCYSLNLSRKAAILNKAADGKTSNDFSWLARADWAGDSAWHTATITVQGNRIAVDMDGNRLLEAEDQDYLGVSPVAAGGICLSARRWENAAGNTVVAFDSVSLDLLD; this is encoded by the coding sequence ATGCGAACTGCACTGGCGGCGACTCTGCTGGTCATGCCGTGTCTGCATGCCTGCGCCCAGTCCGTCGGCAATGATCTGGTCACCGTATCGGCGGTGGGCGAAGCGCCATACACCGGCTTTGAAGTCCGAGCCGGAGACAATGTCGTGGCCGCGGTTCAGTTCGGCAGCAGCAGCAACTTCACTGCGCGCCAGGCGAGAGCCTCCGGAAATGTCCTGCGCTTTACCGGGCTGGCTTGTCCACCGACGCCCACTCTCGGCCCCGCATCCTTCATTGAAGTGCGCGTCCTGCCGGGCACGCCCTATCCCGAAGTCCGCTTCAGCCTGGACCTGCGCAGCTTCGACCAGACAGCCTGGGAGCAGGCCTTCGAACCAGCGCCCTTCCATTTTCTCGTCTGCTCGCTCCCCGGTGCCGAGGTTTTCCACCAGCGCGGCTGGATGATCGGGACCCCGGTCATCGACGACTACATACAGATGCAGGCCGAGGGTTTCGGGCGGCAGGTGGTGAGCAGCTGGTCCCGCGAATGGACCTACGCCCCTCCAATTGGCGCATACCCGACGCCCATTGCTGGTCTGTGGAATGCGCAGAAACGGCGCTATGTCGGATACGACTTTAGCCACGCGCGCCTCACGGACAACAGCGAAAAGCGCTTCGGAACCGCCTACTGCCGAAGCTTCATGGACAGCGAGCAGTTCGTCTGCCTCACCTGGCCATTCGGCAAAGGCTACATCAACCTGCGCTATCCCGAGAAACTGCCGGAGACGATCGGCACCCACTTCCGCATTCTCTGGTCGCAAGACATGGGCCCTGACGACGACCCCAACGAGTTCGTCCACAGGCTCATGTGGCGGGACTACGCGGACCTGCTGCCCGGCGTGGAGGCCATGAGCGACCTGTCCTGGCTGCCTGATCCGTACCGGCTGTCGGGCATTGACGCGCCCGGAGACCTGGGGCCTTTCGTCCACAACACCGGCGACGACGGCGAACGCTGGTGGGCGCCGAATGTGAACATCGCGGGTGGCGTCGGCTACTTCAGTCCGGTGGACTACTACTACGACACCGGCAGCGAGGAGAACATCCGCAGGCTGGGCGAGCAGTGCCGGGAGCTTGTAAAGCTGGGGATGTGGGTCCAGGTCTGGGAGGACCTCTGCTTCGGCTGGCAGACGCCCCTCGACGGCGGCGGCGCGGATTTCTTCGGACCCGGCGTGGAAACCATGCGCCACGTGAACAATTGGGCCTCCGGCAATGCTCTGCTGGACTACGTCCGCAATGACCCCGACGGCGCCGCGGACATGGTGCCCTATGTGGATGGGGTGCTGCGGTGGACCAAGCAGATACTGTATACCCGCAACTGTTACCCGGACGTGCCCGCGGCGCAATTCGCCTGGAGCGCGACGCCGGCAGTCACCTTCTGCCTCAAGTACTACTTCCACTTCCGCGACGTGCCCGGACACGAAGAACTGGCGGCCCTGGCCCTGAAGCTTGCAAAGAGCATGACTTACCGCTATCTCGCCATCTGGCCCAGCGACAACGACCAGATGGACGCCCTGGATTCCTCTTTCTTCATGGAGCCCAACGCGGGCCTCAACTGGCTCGGCTGCGCGTGCGCCAATGAAATCTGGTGCTACAACGTCGCCATGCTGTACGAGTATGTGACCTTCGGCGATCCCATCATGGGACACTATCTGCGGGGGATGCTGGAACGTTACCACGAGATGTTCCAGGACCAGTGGTTCGAATCGGTCCAGGCATACGGAGGCGAGTTCACGGAAAGGTTCGGCCTTTTCGATGAATGCGCCCAGGGCAAAGGAGTGCGCGGCAGCTTCGGCGGGCTGTGGGGGGGCTTCGAGCGGCTGATCTGGCCCCTTGGCGCCGCGAAAGCCCGGGTGGTCTGCGGCGAAAAGGCGGCCATGTGCTTCAACCGCGACGGCCGCCACACAGACATCAGAGACTACCGCTACTTCGGCGACGCCAACTTCTCCTTCGAGCTCGTTCCGGGGGGCCTTGATGCCGACCCGGAGCGCGTCTTCGATGTTACCGTAACCTTCCCGTTCCTGCGCATTGACGACAAGCAGGTACAGGTGACCCGGAACGAGACAGTGACCCTCGGTGAGGACCGCATCATCCGTTATCCCGCCGACCCTTCGACGCTCACCCTGCGGGGGCTGAAACTGGGCGACGTGGTCACGGTGGGAGAGGCAAAGTCGGGCGTGGAATCGCTGGCATGCGAGATCATGAAAAAGCGAGAGATGCCCGGACCGGATGACGAGGGCATTATCGAGCGCGACGGGTTCGGGGTGCTCAACCTGGCGCGCGGGGCTTTCGAGGGCATTGAGCGCGACTGGTATGACGTGAAGTCCATGGCGGGCTACGAACCCGGCTGGAAGACTATCTACGGCGTGCCCTTCCTTCTGCTGGACCCGGAACTCACCGGCAACAAAGTGTGCGTTCCGCGCCAGGGCATCGCCTTCGGCATGAGCCCCCGCAAGCTTTTCCTTCTCGTGGGCGATATCGAGGAGCGCTCGCGCATCACCCTCTACCGCGACGAGCGCGAGAGGGAAAAGGTGGATCTGTCCGGCGCAATCCCGGTGGTCAAGGGCTGGCCGCCTGTGATGCAGTGGCACCTCGATCTGGTCATGGTTCCCAACGACGGCAAGCCCATCATCTCCATCGCCCCTACGGGCTGCAAGATCTTCGCGGTTACCTGGAGCGACAAGTCGGACGCGGCGCTGGCCGAGACACTGGCGGCGATCGGTGCGGAGCAGGAGAAGATGGCGGAGCACAAGCGCCTGGTGAAGGCGATGGCGGAACTGGCGCCCTTGTTCAAGCCCTTCGAGGGGCACATTGGCATCCTGCCCATCCCCAAACAGCCTAATCTTCGCGCACACCCGATCGTCAGAATGCTCACCGAAGCGGGGCTGGGGCCGAGTCTGGTCTTCCTGAAACCACAGGACCTGGTGAATCCCAAGGCGTTCAACACCCGACGCATCTGGATCGTCCTGTATCTTGCGGGGGAAGTCTTCTACCAGACGGTCAATAAGGAGGGGGACGCGGAGGAGGCGCTCATTCGGTGGATGCAGGCCGGGGGGACGCTGGTCTCGCTGGCCGGCGGACCTTTCCCCTTCTACTACAACGAACTGGAAAAGCCGGTGGTGGCAGCCCCGAAGTTCGGCCTGCCCATCTCCGGAAGCGGCGCCCATGACCGGCTGGACACCCTGGATGTCGCACCCTACACAGGCTGGGAGACAGTGCCCGAGGGCCTGAAACTCACCTTCCACACCAACCCCGACCAGAAGGTGTTCACGAGCCTTCCCGCGACCATCCCCTGGCCCGAGCAGGGCGACCCGCGCTGGCGGCCAATCTTCGATGTGGTTGGAGAGACTGACCTATACACCCCACTGGTGACCCTCAAGGACCAGGAGGGCAAGAGCTACGGTGAGGCGGCCGCGATGATCGACTACAGGGAGGGCGACCTTGCCGGCGCGCGGGTTGTCTACCTGTGGCACACCTTCCGGCAGGCCACCGGGCTGGAGCATGTGATGATTGCCGACCTGTTCCGCTACCTGCTCACCAACACGCTGCCACCGGTGGGAGAGTACACCTGCATGCGGGCCGGGACTGCGCCGGTGATCGACGGCAAGCTGGATGACGAGATCTGGCGGCAAGCCCCGGCCACCGAGGCCTTCACCCGGTTCGATCCCAACCGCGCCGACGGGAAGGACCTGCGCACCGAAGCAAAGCTGGCGTGGGATGATGAGAACCTGTACGTGGCCTGGCGCTGCCAGGACCCCGATGTGTGGTCCGCAATCCGCGAGCGCGACGGGAACCTGTGGGAGGGTGAGGTTGTCGAGGTCTACGTGGATGCCGACGGTGACGGCGAGCAGTACCGGGAGATCGAAATCAGCCCGCTGAACACCGTGGTGGACTTGAATATCCCAAAATCCCTCGAGGGTGCGCCCCAAGACGTTGAGGGCGCACGCAAGTGGAATGCGCAGGGCATGGTGTCGGCGGTGAACGTGGATGGGACGCTGGACAATCGCGACGACACCGATACCGCCTGGACTGCAGAAGCCGCGATCCCGCTCAACAACTTCGTGGACGCCGGCGCGATGCCGCGCATCGGAGACCGGTGGCGCGTGCAACTGCTGCGCATCGACCGGAGCAGGAGCCTGCCCGCGCCCCAGTTCAGTGCATGGTCGGTGACGGACACCTTCCACAACCCGGGACGCTTCGGGTGGCTAACCTTCGGCGGCAACCCCTTCCGGGAGAGCTTCGACGGCTACGCGGAAGGCGCCGCACCAGTGCCGACCTGGGCGCCCCTCGCGGGGGAGTGGCAGGTTGCGGGCGGAGAGCTTATCGGGAGGAATTCCGGAACCGGCGGCTTCCTGCCCACGGGAATCGTCACGGGCGACGATACCTGGAAGGACTACCGCGTCACCGTGCGCTTCCAGGTGCGGGAGTATGGCGGCGATCACCGGGACGGAGTCTGGATCGGCTTCCGGTATTCCGACGTGGGCAACTGTTACTCACTCAATCTGAGCCGCAAGGCAGCGATCCTGAACAAGGCCGCCGATGGAAAGACCAGCAATGATTTCAGTTGGCTTGCCCGGGCCGATTGGGCGGGAGATAGTGCCTGGCACACGGCGACCATCACCGTGCAAGGCAACCGCATCGCGGTGGACATGGACGGCAATCGACTGCTGGAGGCGGAGGACCAGGACTATCTGGGCGTGTCCCCGGTTGCAGCCGGAGGCATCTGCCTGTCGGCCCGCCGCTGGGAAAATGCTGCAGGGAACACAGTGGTTGCTTTCGATAGCGTGTCGTTGGATCTGCTGGACTGA